Proteins encoded in a region of the Paenibacillus pedocola genome:
- a CDS encoding acyltransferase family protein: protein MEVNKRIDWIDIFKGLIILFVVIGHENGFLVKYVYLFHMPAFFFISGLTTNLNNQGFYSFTRDRFLRLIIPIYCINILFFLFRWVMNLLGLGLVLYSEPMSTEEFTRSIYNLFALNITSDLAGVSWFFIVLFLSSVLHKALYDVFHKRKSAVFVASILLFIIGYWYVRHGIVFQRTLFDLVLIAQFYFMCGFLLNETKFKTNLRINSDILIAALVILLYPLYYFANINWGGTDYPSRSFGNPIINLISAFNGIAVTIIISYLLININIVKRIFTKLGETTLTIALFHFLAFRICFGLLYMLNIVDRSQVQQLIPGKNPNYELFLLVFTIIFCLVADAILQKNKISSTLILGRKTVFQAQISLLLDFCFKPLTAQGGKMKTALNNKISVVIPYLKQKPLLYIFILVIIGYKMSYFMRPWINVNDELLILISSQKGIGSIYEYISNVALGQGRAYFLGNVVALIMFSIKNVFVFRVLSLLILLSNVWSFVLLCNKIRKSNILSGLVCFVYFVSLTFSWEPTMPNAYTTFYGLSITILFLSLRSFYIYIEEKQAKHVIFSTIGYILCLFTYELFIIFFPLYLLIALSKEKKLKKVFFKVLPIAISTLAYLIFYLIWRSLFGAGYQGATVDIASFSIRDCIYAILVLSLSAIPGTLFLSAKYRYILFSLYGNQHFDNKLINMIAQVFTLENIILGLLSFYVFYKLLKDSKESLSSKKMIALMCIIAAYVFLPSTLLAVTPLYQNAVKTSTFLTVNASYFSLFACILLFCLFFTWLLHRIPSQKNKRVVLVIGSSIIALACVFSNFQSNIITKHQNYLEQRLVYINSFIKSDAFHNIEDGAVIYAPSIFQWEMSLAIHDSFWDEYTKIQLGKNVHFTKELPFSTIDAPPLYYLKEIELDSRVERYIVFGKVNENAQSNDITSNEALVIYSGKQKQHIIEGRMNGSEERNITLNDQHTLSTNDIFQFNVKSEEAFTNDKLPGTLIFDLKGESIDLNSIKLITGQYESYELTNKTLGNTLATGANQTGWYAPERNGTGTWMGKEASVDLLTGQSGTLIINGYMTNYVESNEIAVLIDGVEMERQLVREGNFKFTITVPVDKLVKVTLKAAKTMIPADLNINSDTRELSVLINSIESN from the coding sequence TTGGAAGTAAATAAAAGAATTGATTGGATAGATATTTTCAAGGGATTGATTATACTCTTTGTAGTTATTGGGCATGAGAATGGATTTCTAGTTAAATACGTATATTTATTCCACATGCCTGCCTTTTTTTTTATCTCCGGATTAACGACTAATTTAAATAACCAAGGCTTTTACTCTTTTACGAGAGACAGGTTTTTGAGACTGATTATTCCGATATATTGTATTAATATTCTTTTCTTCTTATTTAGATGGGTAATGAATTTGTTAGGACTAGGGTTGGTGCTTTATAGCGAACCGATGAGTACGGAGGAATTTACACGAAGTATTTATAACTTGTTTGCTCTAAATATAACTTCGGATTTAGCGGGAGTATCCTGGTTTTTTATTGTTTTATTCTTGAGCTCAGTACTCCATAAAGCTTTATATGATGTTTTTCATAAAAGAAAGAGTGCAGTATTTGTTGCATCAATACTACTTTTTATTATTGGATACTGGTATGTAAGACATGGTATTGTTTTCCAAAGAACATTGTTCGATCTAGTGTTGATAGCTCAGTTTTATTTTATGTGCGGGTTTCTTTTAAATGAAACTAAATTCAAGACAAACTTGAGAATTAATAGTGATATTCTAATAGCTGCATTAGTAATACTTCTTTACCCCTTATATTACTTTGCTAATATAAATTGGGGAGGTACAGACTATCCTAGTAGAAGTTTTGGGAATCCTATAATTAATCTGATTTCGGCTTTTAATGGAATCGCAGTTACAATTATAATAAGTTATCTACTTATAAACATAAATATAGTAAAAAGAATATTCACAAAATTGGGTGAAACAACGTTAACGATTGCTCTCTTTCACTTTTTGGCTTTTAGAATCTGTTTTGGGCTTCTTTATATGCTTAATATCGTTGACCGCTCCCAAGTCCAACAACTTATCCCTGGAAAAAACCCCAATTACGAACTGTTTCTTCTTGTGTTTACCATTATATTCTGCTTGGTTGCTGATGCTATATTACAAAAAAACAAAATATCATCCACATTAATCCTTGGGAGAAAGACGGTATTTCAAGCGCAAATTTCCTTGTTATTAGACTTCTGCTTTAAACCACTTACCGCTCAGGGGGGAAAGATGAAGACAGCACTAAATAATAAAATATCAGTCGTTATACCTTATTTAAAGCAAAAACCACTACTATATATTTTTATATTAGTGATTATTGGATATAAGATGAGCTACTTTATGAGACCATGGATAAATGTTAATGATGAGCTTTTAATACTTATAAGTTCCCAGAAAGGTATAGGATCGATCTATGAGTATATTTCGAATGTTGCACTAGGCCAAGGTAGGGCTTACTTTTTGGGGAACGTAGTAGCTTTGATAATGTTTTCGATTAAAAATGTGTTTGTTTTTCGTGTACTAAGTTTATTGATACTACTCTCGAATGTCTGGTCTTTTGTATTACTGTGTAACAAAATAAGAAAATCTAATATCCTGAGCGGGTTGGTTTGCTTTGTTTATTTTGTAAGTTTAACTTTTTCCTGGGAACCAACCATGCCGAATGCATATACAACATTTTATGGGTTAAGTATTACCATTTTATTCTTATCATTGAGAAGCTTTTATATATACATTGAGGAAAAACAAGCTAAGCATGTGATTTTTAGTACAATTGGATACATTTTATGTCTCTTTACTTACGAACTCTTTATTATATTCTTTCCTTTATATTTGTTAATAGCACTCAGTAAAGAGAAAAAATTGAAAAAGGTCTTCTTCAAAGTACTACCAATTGCCATCTCTACTTTAGCTTACTTAATATTTTATCTGATTTGGCGAAGTCTTTTTGGTGCAGGATACCAAGGTGCAACTGTTGACATTGCTAGCTTTTCTATACGTGACTGTATATATGCTATCCTAGTTTTAAGTCTCAGTGCTATACCAGGTACATTATTCCTTAGTGCTAAATATCGGTATATATTATTTAGTTTATATGGTAATCAGCATTTCGATAACAAATTAATAAATATGATTGCTCAGGTATTTACACTTGAGAATATTATCTTGGGGCTATTATCTTTCTATGTGTTCTATAAGTTGTTGAAGGATTCCAAGGAAAGTTTATCCTCTAAAAAAATGATTGCATTAATGTGTATAATTGCCGCTTATGTATTTTTACCGAGTACGTTGTTGGCAGTGACTCCTTTGTATCAAAATGCAGTAAAAACAAGTACGTTTCTTACTGTCAACGCTTCATACTTCTCATTATTTGCATGTATTTTGTTGTTTTGTTTGTTTTTTACTTGGTTGTTGCATAGAATACCCTCTCAGAAGAATAAGAGAGTTGTATTAGTTATAGGTTCTAGTATTATTGCTCTGGCATGCGTTTTTAGTAATTTTCAAAGTAATATAATAACTAAACATCAAAATTATTTGGAACAAAGATTAGTCTATATAAACTCATTTATTAAAAGTGATGCATTCCATAATATTGAAGATGGTGCGGTGATTTATGCTCCTTCAATATTCCAATGGGAGATGAGTTTGGCTATCCACGATTCATTTTGGGATGAATATACAAAGATACAATTAGGAAAAAATGTTCACTTCACAAAAGAGTTGCCTTTTTCAACTATTGATGCTCCTCCTTTATACTACTTAAAGGAAATCGAACTTGACTCCAGAGTTGAACGATATATCGTATTTGGAAAAGTAAATGAAAATGCTCAATCTAATGATATTACAAGTAATGAAGCCCTAGTGATCTACAGTGGTAAACAGAAACAACATATCATTGAGGGGAGAATGAATGGAAGTGAAGAGAGAAATATCACTTTAAATGATCAGCATACTTTATCTACGAACGATATTTTTCAATTTAACGTCAAAAGCGAAGAAGCATTTACTAATGATAAACTTCCTGGGACACTGATATTTGATCTCAAGGGAGAGTCAATTGATCTGAACAGTATCAAATTAATCACAGGCCAATATGAAAGTTACGAGTTAACTAATAAAACGCTTGGAAACACATTGGCTACAGGAGCTAATCAAACGGGGTGGTATGCTCCAGAGAGAAATGGAACTGGCACATGGATGGGAAAAGAAGCGAGTGTGGATTTATTAACGGGACAATCAGGTACACTTATCATTAATGGCTACATGACAAATTATGTAGAGTCAAACGAAATTGCGGTTCTGATTGATGGAGTGGAAATGGAAAGACAATTAGTAAGAGAAGGGAATTTTAAATTTACTATTACAGTTCCTGTCGATAAATTGGTTAAAGTTACTCTTAAGGCAGCTAAAACGATGATTCCGGCTGATTTGAATATTAACAGCGATACTAGGGAACTTTCTGTTTTAATCAATTCAATTGAAAGTAATTAA
- a CDS encoding glycosyltransferase family 2 protein yields MDYNKTLSVIIPVYNTERYLKRCLDSALAALPGNSEILIVNDGSPDQSEEIALKYCEDFPDKVRYFYKTNGGLSDAKNYGLNHAEGEYIIFLDSDDYVEPDMYNEILNEMKQTGAQLGVCDINCEYEVDGSSVISCCYNPNRGSAFFQIMDTPLVAASWNKIIHRSLFEGLDYPTGLNNEDVAVTPLILARANRYVIVKKPMYKYVQRPGSIQNSKFSNKRFVIIDTTNIAIERAAELPIHIQRQIKGSLYIHQILGVALYPIRNQSFFRRYFMMKEFMGKVNSSFSDFFQNRYVVDNGLMDNRKHRIFKRLSVMLLKRKLYLVTSIFFEFVNLAEKVNAQIVKKGLK; encoded by the coding sequence TTGGATTATAATAAAACACTTTCAGTCATTATACCTGTTTATAATACTGAGAGATATCTTAAACGATGTTTAGATTCCGCACTGGCTGCACTCCCTGGAAATTCGGAGATACTTATTGTAAATGATGGTTCTCCAGATCAGTCTGAAGAAATTGCTCTGAAATATTGTGAGGATTTTCCAGATAAAGTTCGATATTTTTATAAGACCAATGGCGGATTGTCTGATGCGAAAAACTATGGTCTCAATCATGCTGAAGGAGAATACATAATATTCTTAGATTCAGATGACTACGTAGAACCGGATATGTATAACGAAATCCTAAATGAAATGAAACAAACTGGTGCACAGTTAGGAGTTTGTGATATTAATTGCGAGTATGAAGTAGACGGATCGAGTGTAATAAGTTGTTGTTATAACCCTAATAGAGGGAGTGCCTTCTTTCAGATTATGGACACTCCTTTGGTGGCTGCATCTTGGAATAAGATTATTCATAGAAGTTTGTTTGAGGGGTTGGACTATCCCACAGGTCTTAACAATGAAGATGTAGCAGTTACTCCTTTAATTCTGGCTCGTGCTAATCGTTATGTAATAGTGAAAAAACCTATGTATAAATACGTACAGCGTCCTGGCTCTATACAAAACTCGAAATTTAGTAATAAACGTTTTGTTATTATCGATACAACAAATATTGCAATAGAGCGTGCTGCTGAACTGCCGATTCATATCCAAAGACAGATTAAAGGTTCTTTATATATTCATCAAATTCTGGGGGTTGCTCTTTATCCAATCAGGAATCAAAGCTTCTTTAGAAGATATTTTATGATGAAAGAATTTATGGGGAAAGTTAATAGTAGCTTTAGCGATTTTTTTCAAAACAGATATGTTGTGGATAATGGGTTAATGGATAATCGCAAGCACAGAATATTTAAGCGGTTAAGTGTAATGTTGCTCAAAAGAAAGCTTTATTTAGTCACTTCTATTTTTTTTGAGTTTGTAAATTTAGCGGAAAAAGTAAATGCGCAAATTGTTAAGAAGGGGCTTAAATAG